AGAGCTGAGAGCTTATCCAGTAGAGCGACAGCAGAAGAGGCGCCTGGGACGAAATTCCCATCATGAAAATGCAACCGAATCTCGAGATATTCAGAATACTTGCCATGCCTTGCGCGGCACGGGAGTGCTCGTCGGTCGCCAGCACAATGCCAGCATTCGAAGCCCGAGTGCTGCTTAGTGCTTTGCCATTGTATTCCACGTTGATCAGCGCCAAAGAGCCGAGAATCAACGGCACTAGCATCGGTAGCGGTTCCAGCGGCAGACTCAGGTCCAAGGTTGGCGGAACGATTGAGTTTAGCAATTGCCCGGTATTCGTCTCGAGTAGTCTCTTCTCGGTCAATGAGCGGATGCCCATCGATAAGGTTACCCAAAGTGGCATCTGAACCAGAGGTAGAACGGCGTTCTTCCACATCTGTACATTATATTTGGCAAACAATCTCTTCTGTCTTTTCCTGGTCTCCTTCACGGCCAAGAGTGTTATCTGCTCAGGCGTGAGTGTTCGACTTCTTGCAGTGGAGCCACCGTTCGGCAGTTCGCCGGTGGCACTGCCAGAGCTGGTGATTGAGTTCTCGCTTCTAGATGCCGTGGATGCAGCCAGCCTCAGTTTAGTTACGGGTGGAATCGCTTGTACTAGCTTTCTCAGCTCCTGCTGCTTTACGattctctttctctgccATACACTCAACGGCAACGTAGTTACAGTCCTGAGTAGGATAGTTCCCAGCGGTATGAGCACCACCCAGGGTAGGCTGGAAGCACTGTGAATGTGGATCAGCGTCTCAGACACACCTTGAAATACAGAAATTTTCCGCTTGCTAATGGAAGTGCCCAGTGAATTGCCAGCAAGGCACTCACGGATGCTAACCCTGGGACCAATGCGGTGGATCAACATGACTACCATTCGCTGCCCTCACTGCAACCAACCTGATCAGAACGATCGtagaagtgaaaaattcacACGGTCTGTGCCAACACATCGAGCTGTTCACCCGCACAACACATAAATATTATACTATACACCGCTATTCACTCTACCTGGCTGCCGTCTCTTGGCTTGTAAAAAGGCAGCACTTCGACGACTTCAGCTGGCAACCTGCCGTCAACCTTGACCGCATACATGCCCGGTATATTCCGGTCAACACTGAGCCATTTCGCTACCCAAGACTTGGTGGGTTTGCACATACCAACAAGCCCTTCAAACGATGGTGAAGTGCATTCTATCGTTGAAACTCCTGCCTCTTCAAAAATACCCTGACAGTTCGGACATCCATCGTTGGAAAAATCATTGGTGGTGAGTACGATACCACATAACATGCACGCCCTCTCACTCGACATCTCGAACCCGGGAGCTGGCAATTGGTCCAACTCCTTCGGTATTTCATCTCATCTACAATGTGCCAGCTTCTAATGCTACTTGTCATAGTAAATCAGTCACTATGTACGTAGAATCATACAGCATAGATGATGTCTTCTTTATGGCTAAGAAGCAGCATATCAACGGCTACTCATTGCCAGCTGTGGCTTGTGTGCATGCCCTGACTGAAGAACCGTCAAGTATTGTCTCGCTGTTGTTTTGTATCTTGGTGTGTGCTCTAATGCATGGCGCCACACCTCTGATAACATGTAAATCTATAAAATATACTACTATACTGAACACTCAGTCTTCAGATTAAGACAGTTCAGAGGCTGTAGCATTGCAATGGTGGATTACGTTTCGAAAGTGAGGGAACTTATCAAAGGACACcaattcttccagctctcGGCGAGTTGGTGCCCTGATTGCGTTTACGCCAACTCAGTATGGAAGAGATTCGGGGTGGAAGACAAGATTCATTTGTTTGATATTGGTTCTCTGCCTCGCTCTGAGATAGAGCAGTGGAGACAGGCTTTCCAAAAGGTCACTGGCAGTAGAAATCTGCCAACGGTCCTTGTCAATGGGAAATTTTGGGCAACTGAATCGGAATTGCATAGATTCGAGGCTGCTGGTATCCTGAAGgaggaattgaagaagatcaatctGTTATGATAGATTAGTTTAATTAGTATAGATCACTATGAAATGTTTATTCGTGCTTCACGTAGAAGTAGCCGTCCTTTTCTTTCATATCCGTCCTGACAAAGGTTGGTATCTCTTCGCCCTTTCTGCTATCATAGAGGATGATACCATTTTGGAGAGCGAGCCTCTTTTCGTTCCTCTTGTAGAAGTAAAGCACCACAAAGGTCCACAGACCGTAGATCACGCCGAAGATAATACTAACGGTGTAACCAGTCTTAAA
The sequence above is drawn from the Torulaspora globosa chromosome 5, complete sequence genome and encodes:
- the COX18 gene encoding membrane insertase COX18 (ancestral locus Anc_4.209) — encoded protein: MVVMLIHRIGPRVSIRECLAGNSLGTSISKRKISVFQGVSETLIHIHSASSLPWVVLIPLGTILLRTVTTLPLSVWQRKRIVKQQELRKLVQAIPPVTKLRLAASTASRSENSITSSGSATGELPNGGSTARSRTLTPEQITLLAVKETRKRQKRLFAKYNVQMWKNAVLPLVQMPLWVTLSMGIRSLTEKRLLETNTGQLLNSIVPPTLDLSLPLEPLPMLVPLILGSLALINVEYNGKALSSTRASNAGIVLATDEHSRAAQGMASILNISRFGCIFMMGISSQAPLLLSLYWISSQLYSFTQNLILNWLWPYER
- the SPT4 gene encoding transcription elongation factor SPT4 (ancestral locus Anc_4.210); protein product: MSSERACMLCGIVLTTNDFSNDGCPNCQGIFEEAGVSTIECTSPSFEGLVGMCKPTKSWVAKWLSVDRNIPGMYAVKVDGRLPAEVVEVLPFYKPRDGSQVE
- the GRX8 gene encoding glutathione-disulfide reductase GRX8 (ancestral locus Anc_4.211), which produces MVDYVSKVRELIKGHQFFQLSASWCPDCVYANSVWKRFGVEDKIHLFDIGSLPRSEIEQWRQAFQKVTGSRNLPTVLVNGKFWATESELHRFEAAGILKEELKKINLL